The proteins below come from a single Methanosarcinales archaeon genomic window:
- a CDS encoding CBS domain-containing protein, with product MKRQKYDKSEVRGLDSSGVNDRGPLNFKSKISNHQSEILALASKDVITLPPTTNIMATVKTMLKYGFRRVPIADAGTKRLEGIVTSLDIVDFLGGGLRHNLVKNRYNGNLAAAINEDVREIMKKEVVCFHINDTISYVLSTLIDKNIGAAPIVNDDFAVVGIVSEREFVNTVANITTSKSVHDYMSTNVVTAPPDMSLKEATITMIKRGFRRIPVVKENVLLGIITASDIMRYLGSGDIFQKLITGDGEDAFNVPLKHLILRDIIWTRSNIDIGEAAGLMLNKKVGAIPIIDNGELCGILTERDIIRAIAD from the coding sequence ATGAAACGACAAAAATATGACAAATCTGAAGTTAGAGGATTAGATAGTTCTGGAGTTAATGATAGAGGTCCATTAAATTTCAAATCCAAAATCTCTAATCATCAAAGTGAAATATTGGCCCTCGCATCAAAAGATGTCATAACACTTCCACCTACTACCAATATAATGGCTACTGTAAAAACTATGCTGAAATACGGTTTTAGACGAGTACCTATTGCAGATGCAGGTACAAAAAGACTGGAAGGAATTGTAACAAGTCTGGACATTGTAGATTTTCTCGGTGGGGGCTTGAGACACAATCTGGTTAAAAACCGATATAATGGTAACCTGGCAGCTGCAATTAATGAAGATGTCAGAGAAATTATGAAAAAAGAAGTTGTCTGCTTCCACATCAATGACACAATCTCTTACGTTCTTTCAACTTTGATCGATAAGAATATCGGGGCTGCACCCATTGTTAACGATGATTTTGCTGTTGTTGGTATAGTTTCTGAAAGAGAGTTTGTTAATACGGTAGCAAATATTACCACTTCAAAATCAGTGCACGATTATATGAGCACTAATGTAGTCACTGCACCACCCGACATGTCCTTAAAGGAAGCCACAATAACCATGATTAAAAGAGGTTTTAGGAGAATTCCGGTAGTTAAAGAAAATGTGTTATTGGGAATAATTACCGCTTCTGATATTATGAGGTATCTGGGAAGTGGGGACATTTTCCAGAAACTTATAACCGGTGATGGGGAAGATGCATTTAATGTTCCCTTAAAACATCTTATATTACGTGATATAATCTGGACCAGGTCTAATATTGATATTGGAGAAGCTGCTGGTTTGATGCTGAATAAAAAAGTAGGAGCAATTCCCATAATAGATAACGGGGAATTGTGTGGTATACTTACAGAGCGTGACATTATAAGAGCTATAGCAGATTAA
- a CDS encoding CBS domain-containing protein: MKVREIMSTPVYIIGSEEPISRARNLMLKYNISRLVVIKEKLSEEASSKSSEAIPIGIVTKADISQRLDQAEPMWRRRPIDNIPISVIMTPDPVTIHPEATPKQAAELLLENKISGIPVVKSESDNNVMGIITKLDLIRYYSTLENNFGVKDIMNDFFVTVHRHHSICHVIHEMKNNDVDRVIVIDDNNKPVGIITTTNLALHKMTNPKGGLPIKDVKMARKNRDGGERTFRSIKEVSIVAEDVMSEPIITLDENSKAVEAAKIMVDKRINGIPIVNNEIIGIVNAQKIIAEIAEI, translated from the coding sequence ATGAAAGTAAGGGAAATAATGAGCACACCAGTTTATATAATTGGTTCAGAGGAACCAATTTCGAGAGCAAGGAACCTTATGTTAAAATATAATATCAGTCGACTTGTAGTAATAAAAGAAAAATTATCTGAGGAAGCGTCTTCAAAATCATCCGAAGCAATACCGATAGGGATTGTTACTAAGGCTGATATCAGCCAAAGACTTGACCAGGCAGAACCAATGTGGCGCAGGCGTCCCATTGACAATATTCCGATTAGTGTAATAATGACCCCTGATCCAGTAACTATCCATCCAGAAGCCACACCCAAACAGGCAGCTGAACTTTTACTTGAGAACAAAATCAGCGGGATTCCTGTTGTAAAAAGTGAATCAGACAATAATGTTATGGGGATTATTACAAAACTGGATCTTATAAGATATTATTCTACACTTGAAAATAATTTCGGGGTAAAAGATATTATGAACGACTTTTTCGTCACCGTTCACAGGCATCACAGTATATGCCATGTAATTCATGAAATGAAAAATAATGATGTGGACAGGGTGATTGTTATCGACGACAACAATAAACCGGTTGGGATTATAACCACCACAAACCTTGCTTTACACAAAATGACCAATCCTAAAGGTGGACTACCTATAAAAGATGTCAAGATGGCCCGCAAGAACCGGGATGGTGGTGAAAGGACATTCCGTTCTATTAAAGAAGTATCGATTGTAGCCGAAGATGTTATGTCAGAGCCAATTATTACTTTAGATGAGAATAGCAAAGCCGTGGAAGCTGCTAAAATTATGGTGGACAAGCGGATTAATGGCATTCCAATTGTAAATAATGAGATTATTGGGATCGTGAATGCACAGAAAATAATAGCAGAGATTGCTGAAATTTAA
- a CDS encoding CBS domain-containing protein, translating to MQVKDIMVEPATIDKSEKLSYALDKMEKLETRRLLVLHNGNVNGIVTMRSITRELGTRKKSTLPASAMHVTTATTDNFSKVRPDMLLKEGIILMNLNEGILLVMDNDEVIGWITPHEIIKNYPFNNALAGEIMRQPITIGPDERVIHARRTILDKNIGRLPVVENGALIGIITEHDIAVALRAFRDLVSNSKQENRIKNLLVEDIMSRGVITVNTDTPIQDVVSLMLEKNLGGVPAVNDKDELVGLITRRLLLKTIAHKIET from the coding sequence ATGCAAGTAAAAGACATTATGGTTGAACCTGCAACTATTGATAAATCTGAAAAATTATCTTATGCACTTGACAAAATGGAAAAACTCGAAACCAGAAGACTCCTTGTATTACACAATGGCAATGTCAATGGAATTGTAACAATGAGGTCAATAACCAGGGAATTAGGAACCAGAAAAAAATCTACCCTCCCGGCATCAGCCATGCATGTAACGACAGCAACAACGGATAATTTTTCCAAGGTGCGTCCAGATATGCTTTTGAAGGAAGGTATTATACTAATGAATTTGAATGAAGGGATATTGCTGGTCATGGATAATGATGAAGTGATCGGATGGATCACCCCACATGAAATAATCAAGAATTATCCTTTCAACAATGCCCTTGCAGGTGAGATCATGCGCCAGCCCATTACCATAGGACCAGATGAAAGAGTAATACATGCCAGACGGACCATTCTTGATAAAAACATTGGCCGATTACCTGTAGTGGAAAATGGAGCCTTGATAGGAATAATCACAGAGCATGATATTGCCGTTGCTTTAAGGGCATTCAGGGACCTGGTATCTAACAGCAAACAGGAAAATCGGATTAAAAACTTGCTGGTAGAAGATATCATGAGCAGGGGGGTAATAACAGTAAATACTGATACACCTATCCAGGATGTGGTTTCCCTGATGCTTGAAAAGAACCTGGGCGGAGTGCCTGCTGTAAATGATAAGGATGAGCTTGTGGGTTTAATTACCAGACGGCTTCTTCTAAAGACAATTGCACATAAAATCGAGACATAA
- a CDS encoding RNA ligase gives MNRDQYDLDEDFIKLSSNILDLPESKISSMLNQRVLQKVSGLYPDYYRFDKGISGFEAGTAVFKHGDNILVVKGFPKIQRAIVLESAVRVHFEGSSTIAIEEKMNGYNVRIACIDGKVFALTRGGLICPYTTEKVTEEIDSEFFQTHPDLVLCGEMVGPDNPYVPNNIYPDVKSVSLFIFDIREKTTGKPLTIEKKYELCTRYNIKTVRYYGEYPIQSAAEIITKIIKELGEEDREGVVIKDPEMNQPAIKYTCSESTNNDLKYAFQFYNDYGRDFFFSRIIREGFQSVEWDENEEALHDRCCRLGESILKPMVGTIKKRKQGDRIAEDVRIRVNNLETAWQFEDHLKRLGVDALFEEPVFENGQYLILIRKINKSTNDRTGALLDGQLW, from the coding sequence ATGAATAGAGATCAATATGATTTAGATGAAGATTTCATAAAACTTTCTTCAAATATCCTTGACTTGCCGGAATCAAAAATATCCAGTATGTTAAACCAAAGGGTTTTGCAGAAAGTATCAGGGCTCTATCCAGATTATTATAGGTTCGATAAAGGAATATCAGGATTTGAAGCAGGTACTGCTGTTTTTAAACACGGAGATAACATCCTGGTTGTTAAGGGATTTCCAAAGATACAGCGTGCAATTGTACTTGAATCGGCTGTAAGGGTTCATTTTGAAGGCAGTTCAACCATTGCAATTGAAGAAAAGATGAACGGCTATAATGTGAGAATTGCATGTATTGATGGAAAGGTTTTTGCATTGACAAGGGGCGGTCTGATATGTCCTTATACAACTGAGAAGGTGACAGAAGAGATCGATTCGGAATTTTTTCAAACCCATCCCGACCTGGTCTTATGTGGGGAAATGGTCGGCCCGGATAACCCGTATGTTCCGAATAACATCTATCCTGACGTGAAAAGTGTTTCATTGTTTATTTTTGATATCAGGGAAAAAACCACAGGTAAACCACTTACAATCGAAAAGAAATATGAGTTGTGTACACGCTATAATATCAAGACAGTCCGGTATTACGGAGAATATCCTATTCAATCAGCTGCTGAGATCATTACTAAGATCATAAAGGAACTGGGAGAGGAAGATCGTGAGGGTGTGGTGATAAAGGATCCTGAAATGAACCAGCCAGCTATAAAATATACATGCTCCGAAAGCACTAATAACGATCTAAAATATGCATTCCAGTTCTATAATGACTATGGAAGGGATTTCTTTTTTTCCAGGATTATACGTGAAGGGTTCCAGTCTGTGGAATGGGATGAAAATGAGGAAGCACTACATGACAGATGCTGCCGGCTTGGAGAAAGTATTCTCAAGCCAATGGTTGGGACTATAAAGAAGCGAAAACAGGGCGATCGCATTGCAGAGGATGTAAGGATCAGGGTTAATAACCTTGAAACTGCCTGGCAGTTTGAAGACCACCTGAAGCGATTGGGTGTGGATGCCCTGTTTGAAGAACCCGTATTTGAGAATGGACAGTACCTGATATTGATAAGAAAAATAAACAAGAGTACCAATGATCGCACAGGTGCATTATTGGATGGACAATTGTGGTAA
- the engB gene encoding GTP-binding protein EngB, whose product MAKYKKVLDIKYEIIIVGRSNVGKSTLIRSLTGVNVPAGKRPGVTLRPYHLQFGDLTITDMPGFGFMSGIKETKQDIIKTKFVRYIEKNKDRILQVILVLNGNSFLDIVDRWQKRGEIPIEIEMYDFMHELELDVVVAVNKKDKISDLDNVMDGVAERLGMHPPWRQWPDLLVPVSAKKGDTKQLSGLIRGTLHNLSRDDLLGFVK is encoded by the coding sequence ATGGCAAAATATAAAAAAGTACTTGATATTAAATATGAAATTATTATTGTAGGCCGTTCCAATGTAGGTAAGTCAACCCTTATTAGAAGCTTGACAGGTGTGAATGTACCTGCCGGAAAACGTCCTGGTGTTACTTTGCGACCTTACCACCTGCAATTCGGTGATCTAACCATTACAGACATGCCCGGATTCGGGTTTATGAGCGGTATCAAGGAAACAAAACAGGATATTATCAAGACAAAGTTCGTTAGATATATTGAAAAAAATAAGGACCGAATTCTGCAGGTAATATTGGTTCTAAACGGCAATTCATTCTTAGATATTGTTGACCGCTGGCAAAAACGAGGGGAGATCCCGATTGAGATTGAGATGTATGATTTCATGCATGAACTTGAACTGGATGTAGTTGTGGCAGTCAATAAGAAAGATAAAATAAGTGATCTGGATAATGTCATGGACGGAGTGGCTGAAAGGCTGGGTATGCATCCGCCGTGGCGCCAGTGGCCTGATTTGCTGGTGCCTGTAAGTGCTAAAAAGGGAGATACTAAGCAACTTTCCGGTCTAATTCGGGGCACACTTCATAATCTTAGCAGGGATGACCTGCTTGGATTTGTAAAGTAA